One stretch of Equus przewalskii isolate Varuska chromosome 9, EquPr2, whole genome shotgun sequence DNA includes these proteins:
- the LOC103553300 gene encoding orphan sodium- and chloride-dependent neurotransmitter transporter NTT5-like isoform X11, whose translation MSPYFWYHTTLSASGHIEEGVKALVLHLTLGIFAAWFLLFLIMITGLKVSIPMLIFSVFLLYILLLCLFIRSLFLEGAIASLRRMVTIELSAWASLDLWRQAGSHVLYSLGLGMGTIINLSSCKTGGSNYAQVASLMALVNLVTSLLATSIIFIVLGFWAATSGHACVEKGVSKLMKLIDDGVLPQDAKPPENILLQPPLDYLDWISNLPRHLQDQVIRFSPSCSIKAQKEKFMEGPGLAFAAFSQVVSLFPASSLWAILFFLTLAVTELSTLIRILEGIVVPFQNSIFRNYPQLLSGTTDSHPSENPALLPPVPRSPPISRARSTPDPALHIHLSVAKPASALAVVCLGGFLGSFVFTSRPGSYIMSLFDDRLVPLTLITIVAFQNVALAWIYGAKRFREEISSELGHFLWSFFTFLLCYMTLPGLLALLIICLIQLYQRVPPYYIAWNSSVTQEVKQPYPQNTLGWVTFLSILTLLPIPVHPLYQWWHLQDHIASERFEKPLSKKMPLAPIKHFAWPKHRLVKSNFKMQEGNSESSLKAFSLTLDKGPDVVPLRQSNLPSSVTSQDSSWLSLPRISSLTSMLSIRSASLVPSRQVSPISTEIDNSDKHGETKENHKKSVQ comes from the exons ATGTCACcg TACTTCTGGTACCACACCACCCTGAGTgcctcaggccacattgaggaaGGGGTCAAGGCCCTCGTCCTGCACCTCACCCTGGGCATCTTCGCAGCCTGGTTCCTCCTCTTCTTAATCATGATTACGGGGCTAAAGGTATCAATACCG ATGCTGATTTTCTCGGTATTCCTCCTCTacatcctcctcctctgtctcttcatcCGAAGTCTTTTTCTGGAAGGTGCCATCGCCAGCCTCAGACGTATGGTGACCATAGAG CTCTCTGCCTGGGCCTCGCTGGACCTGTGGCGTCAGGCAGGAAGCCATGTGCTCTATTCCCTGGGCCTGGGCATGGGCACCATCATCAACTTGTCCTCCTGCAAGACTGGAGGCAGCAACTATGCCCAGGTGGCCTCATTGATGGCCCTGGTCAACCTGGTGACCTCATTGCTGGCCACATCCATCATCTTTATAGTGCTGGGATTCTGGGCCGCCACCAGTGGCCACGCCTGTGTTGAGAA GGGCGTCTCAAAGCTGATGAAGCTGATAGACGACGGGGTGCTGCCTCAGGATGCTAAGCCCCCAGAAAACATCCTGCTTCAGCCCCCCCTGGATTACTTAGACTGGATCAGCAACCTCCCTCGACACCTCCAGGACCAGGTCATCCGCTTCTCCCCGTCCTGCAGCATCAAAGCGCAGAAGGAAAAG TTCATGGAGGGCCCTGGCCTGGCATTCGCAGCCTTCTCCCAAGTCGTCTCGTtattccctgcctcttccctctgggCCATCCTCTTCTTCCTGACGCTTGCCGTCACAGAGCTGAGCACCTTGATAAGAATCCTGGAAGGCATTGTTGTTCCCTTCCAAAACTCCATCTTCAGGAATTATCCCCAGCTGCTCTCAGGTACCACGGATTCTCACCCCAGTGAAAACcctgccctgctgcccccagTCCCCAGGTCACCCCCAATCTCCAGGGCTCGTTCGACCCCTGACCCAGCCCTACACATACACCTCAGTGTGGCCAAACCTGCCTCTGCCTTAGCAGTCGTCTGCTTGGGAGGTTTCCTGGGCAGCTTCGTCTTCACCAGTCGCCCCGGCAGCTACATAATGTCCTTGTTTGATGACCGCCTGGTCCCGCTGACCCTCATCACCATTGTGGCCTTCCAGAATGTGGCCCTGGCCTGGATCTATGGAGCTAAAAG GTTCAGGGAAGAAATATCGAGTGAGCTGGGCCACTTTCTGTGGTCCTTCTTCACTTTCCTGTTGTGCTACATGACCCTGCCCGGGCTGCTGGCCCTCCTCATCATCTGCCTCATCCAGCTCTACCAGAGGGTACCCCCCTACTACATTGCCTGGAACAGCAGCGTG ACCCAGGAGGTAAAACAGCCCTACCCACAGAACACCCTGGGCTGGGTCACCTTCCTCAGCATCCTCACGCTTCTGCCAATCCCAGTCCACCCACTTTACCAGTGGTGGCACCTCCAGGACCACATTGCCTCTGAACGCTTTGAAAAGCCACTGTCCAAAAAGATGCCCTTGGCCCCCATCAAGCACTTCGCATGGCCTAAGCACCGCTTGGTGAAGTCCAACTTCAAGATGCAGGAGGGAAACAGCGAGAGCTCATTGAAAGCGTTCAGCCTGACCTTGGACAAGGGGCCGGACGTGGTCCCCTTACGTCAGTCCAACCTGCCCTCCAGTGTGACCAGTCAGGACTCTTCCTGGCTCAGCCTGCCTCGCATTTCCTCCCTGACTTCCATGTTGTCCATAAGGAGTGCCAGCCTAGTCCCTTCGAGGCAGGTGAGCCCAATCTCAACAGAAATAGACAACAGTGACAAGCACGGGGAGACCAAAGAAAATCACAAGAAATCTGTTCAGTAA
- the LOC103553300 gene encoding orphan sodium- and chloride-dependent neurotransmitter transporter NTT5-like isoform X10 — MESFEEIADEEVPKEPRIYVSQSLRRLTREILATKTQNCFTQTKRTEITMIQIAFSIGLDSIWRFPYLCHRNGGGSFILVYFFMLLLFGIPLLYIEMIMEQWLRVDNVRIWKQLVPWLGGIGYASIMVCILVSLYNSVIIVWSLSYLSHSFDHPLPWNECPLVKNINVTDLSCLRTVSHQYFWYHTTLSASGHIEEGVKALVLHLTLGIFAAWFLLFLIMITGLKVSIPMLIFSVFLLYILLLCLFIRSLFLEGAIASLRRMVTIELSAWASLDLWRQAGSHVLYSLGLGMGTIINLSSCKTGGSNYAQVASLMALVNLVTSLLATSIIFIVLGFWAATSGHACVEKGVSKLMKLIDDGVLPQDAKPPENILLQPPLDYLDWISNLPRHLQDQVIRFSPSCSIKAQKEKFMEGPGLAFAAFSQVVSLFPASSLWAILFFLTLAVTELSTLIRILEGIVVPFQNSIFRNYPQLLSVVCLGGFLGSFVFTSRPGSYIMSLFDDRLVPLTLITIVAFQNVALAWIYGAKRFREEISSELGHFLWSFFTFLLCYMTLPGLLALLIICLIQLYQRVPPYYIAWNSSVSTHFTSGGTSRTTLPLNALKSHCPKRCPWPPSSTSHGLSTAW, encoded by the exons ATGGAGTCGTTTGAAGAAATAGCAGACGAAGAGGTCCCCAAAGAACCCCGAATTTACGTGTCCCAATCGTTGAGGCGCCTGACCAGGGAGATTCTGGCCACCAAGACACAAAACTGCTTCACTCAGACTAAAAGAACCGAGATCACCATGATCCAGATTGCCTTCTCCATCGGATTAGACAGCATATGGCGTTTCCCTTACCTGTGTCATCGGAATGGAGGAG GCAGCTTTATCCTGGTGTACTTCTTCATGCTCCTCTTGTTTGGAATTCCCCTCTTGTacattgagatgatcatggagCAATGGCTTCGTGTGGACAACGTCCGGATCTGGAAGCAGCTCGTCCCCTGGCTGGGCGGCATAGGCTACGCTAGCATAATG GTGTGCATCTTGGTGAGCTTGTATAACAGTGTCATCATTGTCTGGAGCCTCTCCTACCTGAGCCACTCCTTTGATCACCCTCTGCCCTGGAACGAGTGCCCACTAGTGAAGAACATCAATGTCACcg ACCTCTCTTGCCTTCGGACTGTGTCCCACCAGTACTTCTGGTACCACACCACCCTGAGTgcctcaggccacattgaggaaGGGGTCAAGGCCCTCGTCCTGCACCTCACCCTGGGCATCTTCGCAGCCTGGTTCCTCCTCTTCTTAATCATGATTACGGGGCTAAAGGTATCAATACCG ATGCTGATTTTCTCGGTATTCCTCCTCTacatcctcctcctctgtctcttcatcCGAAGTCTTTTTCTGGAAGGTGCCATCGCCAGCCTCAGACGTATGGTGACCATAGAG CTCTCTGCCTGGGCCTCGCTGGACCTGTGGCGTCAGGCAGGAAGCCATGTGCTCTATTCCCTGGGCCTGGGCATGGGCACCATCATCAACTTGTCCTCCTGCAAGACTGGAGGCAGCAACTATGCCCAGGTGGCCTCATTGATGGCCCTGGTCAACCTGGTGACCTCATTGCTGGCCACATCCATCATCTTTATAGTGCTGGGATTCTGGGCCGCCACCAGTGGCCACGCCTGTGTTGAGAA GGGCGTCTCAAAGCTGATGAAGCTGATAGACGACGGGGTGCTGCCTCAGGATGCTAAGCCCCCAGAAAACATCCTGCTTCAGCCCCCCCTGGATTACTTAGACTGGATCAGCAACCTCCCTCGACACCTCCAGGACCAGGTCATCCGCTTCTCCCCGTCCTGCAGCATCAAAGCGCAGAAGGAAAAG TTCATGGAGGGCCCTGGCCTGGCATTCGCAGCCTTCTCCCAAGTCGTCTCGTtattccctgcctcttccctctgggCCATCCTCTTCTTCCTGACGCTTGCCGTCACAGAGCTGAGCACCTTGATAAGAATCCTGGAAGGCATTGTTGTTCCCTTCCAAAACTCCATCTTCAGGAATTATCCCCAGCTGCTCTCAG TCGTCTGCTTGGGAGGTTTCCTGGGCAGCTTCGTCTTCACCAGTCGCCCCGGCAGCTACATAATGTCCTTGTTTGATGACCGCCTGGTCCCGCTGACCCTCATCACCATTGTGGCCTTCCAGAATGTGGCCCTGGCCTGGATCTATGGAGCTAAAAG GTTCAGGGAAGAAATATCGAGTGAGCTGGGCCACTTTCTGTGGTCCTTCTTCACTTTCCTGTTGTGCTACATGACCCTGCCCGGGCTGCTGGCCCTCCTCATCATCTGCCTCATCCAGCTCTACCAGAGGGTACCCCCCTACTACATTGCCTGGAACAGCAGCGTG TCCACCCACTTTACCAGTGGTGGCACCTCCAGGACCACATTGCCTCTGAACGCTTTGAAAAGCCACTGTCCAAAAAGATGCCCTTGGCCCCCATCAAGCACTTCGCATGGCCTAAGCACCGCTTGGTGA
- the LOC103553300 gene encoding orphan sodium- and chloride-dependent neurotransmitter transporter NTT5-like isoform X5, which yields MEEVCILVSLYNSVIIVWSLSYLSHSFDHPLPWNECPLVKNINVTDLSCLRTVSHQYFWYHTTLSASGHIEEGVKALVLHLTLGIFAAWFLLFLIMITGLKVSIPMLIFSVFLLYILLLCLFIRSLFLEGAIASLRRMVTIELSAWASLDLWRQAGSHVLYSLGLGMGTIINLSSCKTGGSNYAQVASLMALVNLVTSLLATSIIFIVLGFWAATSGHACVEKGVSKLMKLIDDGVLPQDAKPPENILLQPPLDYLDWISNLPRHLQDQVIRFSPSCSIKAQKEKFMEGPGLAFAAFSQVVSLFPASSLWAILFFLTLAVTELSTLIRILEGIVVPFQNSIFRNYPQLLSGTTDSHPSENPALLPPVPRSPPISRARSTPDPALHIHLSVAKPASALAVVCLGGFLGSFVFTSRPGSYIMSLFDDRLVPLTLITIVAFQNVALAWIYGAKRFREEISSELGHFLWSFFTFLLCYMTLPGLLALLIICLIQLYQRVPPYYIAWNSSVTQEVKQPYPQNTLGWVTFLSILTLLPIPVHPLYQWWHLQDHIASERFEKPLSKKMPLAPIKHFAWPKHRLVKSNFKMQEGNSESSLKAFSLTLDKGPDVVPLRQSNLPSSVTSQDSSWLSLPRISSLTSMLSIRSASLVPSRQVSPISTEIDNSDKHGETKENHKKSVQ from the exons ATGGAGGAG GTGTGCATCTTGGTGAGCTTGTATAACAGTGTCATCATTGTCTGGAGCCTCTCCTACCTGAGCCACTCCTTTGATCACCCTCTGCCCTGGAACGAGTGCCCACTAGTGAAGAACATCAATGTCACcg ACCTCTCTTGCCTTCGGACTGTGTCCCACCAGTACTTCTGGTACCACACCACCCTGAGTgcctcaggccacattgaggaaGGGGTCAAGGCCCTCGTCCTGCACCTCACCCTGGGCATCTTCGCAGCCTGGTTCCTCCTCTTCTTAATCATGATTACGGGGCTAAAGGTATCAATACCG ATGCTGATTTTCTCGGTATTCCTCCTCTacatcctcctcctctgtctcttcatcCGAAGTCTTTTTCTGGAAGGTGCCATCGCCAGCCTCAGACGTATGGTGACCATAGAG CTCTCTGCCTGGGCCTCGCTGGACCTGTGGCGTCAGGCAGGAAGCCATGTGCTCTATTCCCTGGGCCTGGGCATGGGCACCATCATCAACTTGTCCTCCTGCAAGACTGGAGGCAGCAACTATGCCCAGGTGGCCTCATTGATGGCCCTGGTCAACCTGGTGACCTCATTGCTGGCCACATCCATCATCTTTATAGTGCTGGGATTCTGGGCCGCCACCAGTGGCCACGCCTGTGTTGAGAA GGGCGTCTCAAAGCTGATGAAGCTGATAGACGACGGGGTGCTGCCTCAGGATGCTAAGCCCCCAGAAAACATCCTGCTTCAGCCCCCCCTGGATTACTTAGACTGGATCAGCAACCTCCCTCGACACCTCCAGGACCAGGTCATCCGCTTCTCCCCGTCCTGCAGCATCAAAGCGCAGAAGGAAAAG TTCATGGAGGGCCCTGGCCTGGCATTCGCAGCCTTCTCCCAAGTCGTCTCGTtattccctgcctcttccctctgggCCATCCTCTTCTTCCTGACGCTTGCCGTCACAGAGCTGAGCACCTTGATAAGAATCCTGGAAGGCATTGTTGTTCCCTTCCAAAACTCCATCTTCAGGAATTATCCCCAGCTGCTCTCAGGTACCACGGATTCTCACCCCAGTGAAAACcctgccctgctgcccccagTCCCCAGGTCACCCCCAATCTCCAGGGCTCGTTCGACCCCTGACCCAGCCCTACACATACACCTCAGTGTGGCCAAACCTGCCTCTGCCTTAGCAGTCGTCTGCTTGGGAGGTTTCCTGGGCAGCTTCGTCTTCACCAGTCGCCCCGGCAGCTACATAATGTCCTTGTTTGATGACCGCCTGGTCCCGCTGACCCTCATCACCATTGTGGCCTTCCAGAATGTGGCCCTGGCCTGGATCTATGGAGCTAAAAG GTTCAGGGAAGAAATATCGAGTGAGCTGGGCCACTTTCTGTGGTCCTTCTTCACTTTCCTGTTGTGCTACATGACCCTGCCCGGGCTGCTGGCCCTCCTCATCATCTGCCTCATCCAGCTCTACCAGAGGGTACCCCCCTACTACATTGCCTGGAACAGCAGCGTG ACCCAGGAGGTAAAACAGCCCTACCCACAGAACACCCTGGGCTGGGTCACCTTCCTCAGCATCCTCACGCTTCTGCCAATCCCAGTCCACCCACTTTACCAGTGGTGGCACCTCCAGGACCACATTGCCTCTGAACGCTTTGAAAAGCCACTGTCCAAAAAGATGCCCTTGGCCCCCATCAAGCACTTCGCATGGCCTAAGCACCGCTTGGTGAAGTCCAACTTCAAGATGCAGGAGGGAAACAGCGAGAGCTCATTGAAAGCGTTCAGCCTGACCTTGGACAAGGGGCCGGACGTGGTCCCCTTACGTCAGTCCAACCTGCCCTCCAGTGTGACCAGTCAGGACTCTTCCTGGCTCAGCCTGCCTCGCATTTCCTCCCTGACTTCCATGTTGTCCATAAGGAGTGCCAGCCTAGTCCCTTCGAGGCAGGTGAGCCCAATCTCAACAGAAATAGACAACAGTGACAAGCACGGGGAGACCAAAGAAAATCACAAGAAATCTGTTCAGTAA
- the LOC103553300 gene encoding orphan sodium- and chloride-dependent neurotransmitter transporter NTT5-like isoform X8, translating into MEEVCILVSLYNSVIIVWSLSYLSHSFDHPLPWNECPLVKNINVTDLSCLRTVSHQYFWYHTTLSASGHIEEGVKALVLHLTLGIFAAWFLLFLIMITGLKVSIPMLIFSVFLLYILLLCLFIRSLFLEGAIASLRRMVTIELSAWASLDLWRQAGSHVLYSLGLGMGTIINLSSCKTGGSNYAQVASLMALVNLVTSLLATSIIFIVLGFWAATSGHACVEKGVSKLMKLIDDGVLPQDAKPPENILLQPPLDYLDWISNLPRHLQDQVIRFSPSCSIKAQKEKFMEGPGLAFAAFSQVVSLFPASSLWAILFFLTLAVTELSTLIRILEGIVVPFQNSIFRNYPQLLSVVCLGGFLGSFVFTSRPGSYIMSLFDDRLVPLTLITIVAFQNVALAWIYGAKRFREEISSELGHFLWSFFTFLLCYMTLPGLLALLIICLIQLYQRVPPYYIAWNSSVTQEVKQPYPQNTLGWVTFLSILTLLPIPVHPLYQWWHLQDHIASERFEKPLSKKMPLAPIKHFAWPKHRLVKSNFKMQEGNSESSLKAFSLTLDKGPDVVPLRQSNLPSSVTSQDSSWLSLPRISSLTSMLSIRSASLVPSRQVSPISTEIDNSDKHGETKENHKKSVQ; encoded by the exons ATGGAGGAG GTGTGCATCTTGGTGAGCTTGTATAACAGTGTCATCATTGTCTGGAGCCTCTCCTACCTGAGCCACTCCTTTGATCACCCTCTGCCCTGGAACGAGTGCCCACTAGTGAAGAACATCAATGTCACcg ACCTCTCTTGCCTTCGGACTGTGTCCCACCAGTACTTCTGGTACCACACCACCCTGAGTgcctcaggccacattgaggaaGGGGTCAAGGCCCTCGTCCTGCACCTCACCCTGGGCATCTTCGCAGCCTGGTTCCTCCTCTTCTTAATCATGATTACGGGGCTAAAGGTATCAATACCG ATGCTGATTTTCTCGGTATTCCTCCTCTacatcctcctcctctgtctcttcatcCGAAGTCTTTTTCTGGAAGGTGCCATCGCCAGCCTCAGACGTATGGTGACCATAGAG CTCTCTGCCTGGGCCTCGCTGGACCTGTGGCGTCAGGCAGGAAGCCATGTGCTCTATTCCCTGGGCCTGGGCATGGGCACCATCATCAACTTGTCCTCCTGCAAGACTGGAGGCAGCAACTATGCCCAGGTGGCCTCATTGATGGCCCTGGTCAACCTGGTGACCTCATTGCTGGCCACATCCATCATCTTTATAGTGCTGGGATTCTGGGCCGCCACCAGTGGCCACGCCTGTGTTGAGAA GGGCGTCTCAAAGCTGATGAAGCTGATAGACGACGGGGTGCTGCCTCAGGATGCTAAGCCCCCAGAAAACATCCTGCTTCAGCCCCCCCTGGATTACTTAGACTGGATCAGCAACCTCCCTCGACACCTCCAGGACCAGGTCATCCGCTTCTCCCCGTCCTGCAGCATCAAAGCGCAGAAGGAAAAG TTCATGGAGGGCCCTGGCCTGGCATTCGCAGCCTTCTCCCAAGTCGTCTCGTtattccctgcctcttccctctgggCCATCCTCTTCTTCCTGACGCTTGCCGTCACAGAGCTGAGCACCTTGATAAGAATCCTGGAAGGCATTGTTGTTCCCTTCCAAAACTCCATCTTCAGGAATTATCCCCAGCTGCTCTCAG TCGTCTGCTTGGGAGGTTTCCTGGGCAGCTTCGTCTTCACCAGTCGCCCCGGCAGCTACATAATGTCCTTGTTTGATGACCGCCTGGTCCCGCTGACCCTCATCACCATTGTGGCCTTCCAGAATGTGGCCCTGGCCTGGATCTATGGAGCTAAAAG GTTCAGGGAAGAAATATCGAGTGAGCTGGGCCACTTTCTGTGGTCCTTCTTCACTTTCCTGTTGTGCTACATGACCCTGCCCGGGCTGCTGGCCCTCCTCATCATCTGCCTCATCCAGCTCTACCAGAGGGTACCCCCCTACTACATTGCCTGGAACAGCAGCGTG ACCCAGGAGGTAAAACAGCCCTACCCACAGAACACCCTGGGCTGGGTCACCTTCCTCAGCATCCTCACGCTTCTGCCAATCCCAGTCCACCCACTTTACCAGTGGTGGCACCTCCAGGACCACATTGCCTCTGAACGCTTTGAAAAGCCACTGTCCAAAAAGATGCCCTTGGCCCCCATCAAGCACTTCGCATGGCCTAAGCACCGCTTGGTGAAGTCCAACTTCAAGATGCAGGAGGGAAACAGCGAGAGCTCATTGAAAGCGTTCAGCCTGACCTTGGACAAGGGGCCGGACGTGGTCCCCTTACGTCAGTCCAACCTGCCCTCCAGTGTGACCAGTCAGGACTCTTCCTGGCTCAGCCTGCCTCGCATTTCCTCCCTGACTTCCATGTTGTCCATAAGGAGTGCCAGCCTAGTCCCTTCGAGGCAGGTGAGCCCAATCTCAACAGAAATAGACAACAGTGACAAGCACGGGGAGACCAAAGAAAATCACAAGAAATCTGTTCAGTAA
- the LOC103553300 gene encoding orphan sodium- and chloride-dependent neurotransmitter transporter NTT5-like isoform X7: MEEVCILVSLYNSVIIVWSLSYLSHSFDHPLPWNECPLVKNINVTDLSCLRTVSHQYFWYHTTLSASGHIEEGVKALVLHLTLGIFAAWFLLFLIMITGLKVSIPMLIFSVFLLYILLLCLFIRSLFLEGAIASLRRMVTIELSAWASLDLWRQAGSHVLYSLGLGMGTIINLSSCKTGGSNYAQVASLMALVNLVTSLLATSIIFIVLGFWAATSGHACVEKGVSKLMKLIDDGVLPQDAKPPENILLQPPLDYLDWISNLPRHLQDQVIRFSPSCSIKAQKEKFMEGPGLAFAAFSQVVSLFPASSLWAILFFLTLAVTELSTLIRILEGIVVPFQNSIFRNYPQLLSAVVCLGGFLGSFVFTSRPGSYIMSLFDDRLVPLTLITIVAFQNVALAWIYGAKRFREEISSELGHFLWSFFTFLLCYMTLPGLLALLIICLIQLYQRVPPYYIAWNSSVTQEVKQPYPQNTLGWVTFLSILTLLPIPVHPLYQWWHLQDHIASERFEKPLSKKMPLAPIKHFAWPKHRLVKSNFKMQEGNSESSLKAFSLTLDKGPDVVPLRQSNLPSSVTSQDSSWLSLPRISSLTSMLSIRSASLVPSRQVSPISTEIDNSDKHGETKENHKKSVQ, encoded by the exons ATGGAGGAG GTGTGCATCTTGGTGAGCTTGTATAACAGTGTCATCATTGTCTGGAGCCTCTCCTACCTGAGCCACTCCTTTGATCACCCTCTGCCCTGGAACGAGTGCCCACTAGTGAAGAACATCAATGTCACcg ACCTCTCTTGCCTTCGGACTGTGTCCCACCAGTACTTCTGGTACCACACCACCCTGAGTgcctcaggccacattgaggaaGGGGTCAAGGCCCTCGTCCTGCACCTCACCCTGGGCATCTTCGCAGCCTGGTTCCTCCTCTTCTTAATCATGATTACGGGGCTAAAGGTATCAATACCG ATGCTGATTTTCTCGGTATTCCTCCTCTacatcctcctcctctgtctcttcatcCGAAGTCTTTTTCTGGAAGGTGCCATCGCCAGCCTCAGACGTATGGTGACCATAGAG CTCTCTGCCTGGGCCTCGCTGGACCTGTGGCGTCAGGCAGGAAGCCATGTGCTCTATTCCCTGGGCCTGGGCATGGGCACCATCATCAACTTGTCCTCCTGCAAGACTGGAGGCAGCAACTATGCCCAGGTGGCCTCATTGATGGCCCTGGTCAACCTGGTGACCTCATTGCTGGCCACATCCATCATCTTTATAGTGCTGGGATTCTGGGCCGCCACCAGTGGCCACGCCTGTGTTGAGAA GGGCGTCTCAAAGCTGATGAAGCTGATAGACGACGGGGTGCTGCCTCAGGATGCTAAGCCCCCAGAAAACATCCTGCTTCAGCCCCCCCTGGATTACTTAGACTGGATCAGCAACCTCCCTCGACACCTCCAGGACCAGGTCATCCGCTTCTCCCCGTCCTGCAGCATCAAAGCGCAGAAGGAAAAG TTCATGGAGGGCCCTGGCCTGGCATTCGCAGCCTTCTCCCAAGTCGTCTCGTtattccctgcctcttccctctgggCCATCCTCTTCTTCCTGACGCTTGCCGTCACAGAGCTGAGCACCTTGATAAGAATCCTGGAAGGCATTGTTGTTCCCTTCCAAAACTCCATCTTCAGGAATTATCCCCAGCTGCTCTCAG CAGTCGTCTGCTTGGGAGGTTTCCTGGGCAGCTTCGTCTTCACCAGTCGCCCCGGCAGCTACATAATGTCCTTGTTTGATGACCGCCTGGTCCCGCTGACCCTCATCACCATTGTGGCCTTCCAGAATGTGGCCCTGGCCTGGATCTATGGAGCTAAAAG GTTCAGGGAAGAAATATCGAGTGAGCTGGGCCACTTTCTGTGGTCCTTCTTCACTTTCCTGTTGTGCTACATGACCCTGCCCGGGCTGCTGGCCCTCCTCATCATCTGCCTCATCCAGCTCTACCAGAGGGTACCCCCCTACTACATTGCCTGGAACAGCAGCGTG ACCCAGGAGGTAAAACAGCCCTACCCACAGAACACCCTGGGCTGGGTCACCTTCCTCAGCATCCTCACGCTTCTGCCAATCCCAGTCCACCCACTTTACCAGTGGTGGCACCTCCAGGACCACATTGCCTCTGAACGCTTTGAAAAGCCACTGTCCAAAAAGATGCCCTTGGCCCCCATCAAGCACTTCGCATGGCCTAAGCACCGCTTGGTGAAGTCCAACTTCAAGATGCAGGAGGGAAACAGCGAGAGCTCATTGAAAGCGTTCAGCCTGACCTTGGACAAGGGGCCGGACGTGGTCCCCTTACGTCAGTCCAACCTGCCCTCCAGTGTGACCAGTCAGGACTCTTCCTGGCTCAGCCTGCCTCGCATTTCCTCCCTGACTTCCATGTTGTCCATAAGGAGTGCCAGCCTAGTCCCTTCGAGGCAGGTGAGCCCAATCTCAACAGAAATAGACAACAGTGACAAGCACGGGGAGACCAAAGAAAATCACAAGAAATCTGTTCAGTAA